In one Corallococcus sp. EGB genomic region, the following are encoded:
- a CDS encoding ATPase domain-containing protein — translation MPSSEPALFQSGIPSFDILLGGGIPSRQAIIVTGTPGSGKTVMCSQIAFAAAARGVPVVVATVTSEPHDKLMGALSSFDFFQPELLGEKLFFISAYSALKRGAKEARDLLLQTVREHGAGMLFIDGLRSIRDLWQDEARLREFLYELGISLAAINCIGLFTTEYPLDRLMALPEATTVDGIVALSIQPQGSRRVRRVEVVKLRGRPHLSGEHTLLIREEGVVTIPRLESTRLEYRDEPPTLTRKSFGLPELDALMHGGIPELGTTMLAGSMGIGKTLVALHFAADGARHGERALFVSFFDAPSMLTARARRVGLDVDPDLRAGRLVMRYVPPMETEADVLVQDLLAEVDALGVKRLVLDGLTELEMAILDPARRRTFLASLAMRLRMRGVTTLFTREVSKVVGTELDFNDAPVASLGENVLLLRYVELHGQVHRLLSVLKMRDSEYVADLREFVITDAGVKVLAPIRSAVGLLTGQARPLGTTIGGVGE, via the coding sequence ATGCCCAGCAGCGAGCCCGCCCTCTTCCAGAGCGGCATCCCCAGCTTCGACATCCTCCTGGGGGGTGGCATCCCCTCACGACAGGCCATCATCGTCACCGGCACGCCCGGGTCGGGCAAGACGGTGATGTGCAGCCAGATTGCCTTCGCGGCCGCGGCGCGCGGCGTCCCCGTGGTGGTGGCCACCGTCACGTCGGAGCCCCACGACAAGCTGATGGGGGCGCTTTCCAGCTTCGACTTCTTCCAGCCGGAGCTGCTGGGCGAGAAGCTCTTCTTCATCAGCGCCTACTCGGCGCTCAAGCGGGGCGCGAAGGAGGCCCGGGACCTGCTCCTGCAGACGGTGCGGGAGCACGGCGCGGGGATGCTCTTCATCGACGGGCTGCGCTCCATCCGCGACCTCTGGCAGGACGAGGCGCGGCTGCGCGAGTTCCTCTACGAGCTGGGCATCAGCCTCGCGGCCATCAACTGCATCGGCCTGTTCACCACCGAGTACCCGCTGGACCGGCTGATGGCGCTGCCGGAGGCCACCACGGTGGACGGCATCGTGGCGCTGTCCATCCAGCCCCAGGGCTCGCGCCGGGTGCGGCGGGTGGAGGTGGTGAAGCTGCGGGGCCGGCCCCACCTGAGCGGTGAGCACACCCTGCTCATCCGCGAGGAGGGCGTGGTGACCATCCCGCGCCTGGAGTCCACGCGCCTGGAGTACCGGGACGAGCCCCCCACGCTGACGCGCAAGAGCTTCGGGCTGCCGGAGCTGGACGCGCTGATGCACGGCGGGATTCCGGAGCTCGGCACCACGATGCTCGCGGGGAGCATGGGCATTGGCAAGACGCTGGTGGCCCTGCACTTCGCCGCGGACGGCGCGCGCCACGGGGAGAGGGCGCTCTTCGTGTCGTTCTTCGACGCGCCCTCCATGCTCACCGCGCGTGCCCGGCGCGTGGGCCTGGACGTGGACCCGGACCTGCGCGCGGGGCGGCTGGTGATGCGGTACGTGCCGCCCATGGAGACCGAGGCGGACGTGCTCGTGCAGGACCTCCTGGCGGAGGTGGACGCGCTCGGCGTCAAGCGGCTGGTGCTGGACGGGCTCACCGAGCTGGAGATGGCCATCCTGGATCCCGCGCGCCGGCGCACCTTCCTCGCGTCGCTGGCGATGCGCCTGCGCATGCGGGGCGTCACCACCCTGTTCACCCGCGAGGTGTCGAAGGTCGTGGGCACGGAGCTGGACTTCAACGACGCGCCGGTCGCCAGCCTGGGTGAGAACGTGCTGCTCCTGCGCTACGTGGAGCTGCACGGCCAGGTGCACCGGCTCCTGTCCGTGCTCAAGATGCGGGACAGCGAATACGTGGCGGACCTGCGCGAGTTCGTCATCACGGACGCAGGCGTGAAGGTGCTCGCGCCCATCCGCTCCGCCGTGGGCCTGCTGACCGGCCAGGCCCGCCCGCTGGGCACCACCATTGGAGGAGTGGGTGAATGA
- a CDS encoding HAMP domain-containing sensor histidine kinase produces the protein MSLVLIAEDEEALLEVFSEVVEDLGHRVVRAHNGEEALMLARTETPDLVVSDHMMPRRTGMQLLHAMRSEPTLSDVPFLLLSAARPQGREAAQTFLAKPVDLATFEQAVSSALQQRATTREDAAPTAREAASTAMSLAREEMLNWVAHELKTPLSSARLNTQLLLRKVQKRGIEDERRSAEAVLRQLDRMNGLVTSILDASRLADGKLELKLQPTALAPFLEELVQEWRELQPEMDFSLQAGEPVEPLLLDAERLRQVLNNLLSNAVKYSGTSRHIEVGLTLNPGLVLIHVRDWGVGIPASALPHVFDRFQRADTDRDRGHGLGLFIAAALAKLHGGSLSVRSALGEGSTFTLRLPRRN, from the coding sequence ATGAGCCTGGTCCTCATCGCGGAGGATGAAGAGGCGCTCCTGGAGGTCTTTTCGGAGGTGGTGGAGGACCTGGGCCACCGCGTGGTCCGCGCGCACAACGGCGAAGAGGCGCTGATGCTGGCGCGCACGGAGACGCCGGACCTGGTGGTCAGTGACCACATGATGCCCCGGCGCACCGGCATGCAGCTGCTGCACGCGATGCGCTCCGAACCCACCCTGTCTGACGTCCCCTTCCTGCTCTTGAGCGCGGCGCGCCCCCAGGGGCGTGAGGCGGCCCAGACCTTCCTCGCGAAGCCGGTGGACCTGGCCACCTTCGAGCAGGCGGTGAGCAGCGCGCTCCAGCAGCGCGCGACCACCCGCGAGGACGCCGCCCCAACGGCACGCGAGGCGGCCTCCACCGCGATGAGCCTGGCGCGCGAGGAGATGCTCAACTGGGTGGCGCACGAGCTGAAGACGCCGCTGAGCTCCGCGCGCCTCAACACCCAACTGCTCTTGCGCAAGGTCCAGAAGCGCGGCATCGAGGACGAGCGCCGCTCCGCGGAGGCCGTGCTGCGCCAATTGGACCGGATGAACGGTCTGGTCACCTCCATCCTGGATGCGTCGCGCCTGGCGGACGGGAAGCTGGAGCTGAAGCTTCAGCCCACCGCGCTGGCGCCCTTCCTGGAGGAGCTCGTCCAGGAGTGGCGCGAGCTGCAACCGGAGATGGACTTCTCCCTCCAGGCCGGGGAGCCGGTGGAGCCCTTGCTGCTGGACGCGGAGCGGCTGCGCCAGGTGCTCAACAACCTGCTGTCCAACGCGGTGAAGTACAGCGGCACGTCGCGCCACATCGAGGTGGGGCTGACGCTCAACCCGGGCCTCGTCCTCATCCACGTGCGCGACTGGGGCGTGGGCATCCCGGCCAGCGCCCTGCCCCACGTCTTCGACCGCTTCCAGCGCGCGGACACGGACCGGGACCGCGGCCACGGCCTGGGCCTCTTCATCGCCGCCGCGCTCGCGAAGCTGCACGGCGGCTCGCTCTCCGTCCGCTCCGCCCTGGGTGAGGGCTCCACCTTCACCCTGCGCCTGCCCCGGAGGAACTGA
- a CDS encoding MFS transporter, translated as MSTPSSSRLSSLRALKHRDFAFLWGGAALSNIGTWMEVLALGVYVTKVTGRAEWTGGVAALTWLPSILLSPLGGALGDRFDRRRAVGLGALVQMVLAGTLAALAFTGGLTVRWVAVISFLNGCAVTLFMPAFSALIAVSVPKEDLHSALSLNSAQANLGRICGPALAALLIAHADIGWVLLLNTLSFGAVVLSLWGVRGAQARAKPSLPEGVWAGIARGLQVARADEALLMAMGGTLAIAVCIAPFTALAPVMAIRVFGQDAGATSMLVTAQGTGAFLAALGAGTLADRLGRGRLLEVSLLLIGPVAAAYWLSPSLGFATVAVLLLGSLYMLTLTGLATVCQARVSGELQARIASLNSMLLFVGFTVGVWSQGALADRLGVRAVMGGAAFGFLLFTVLLRTVRSRGFAAYET; from the coding sequence GTGTCCACGCCTTCTTCGTCCCGGCTGTCCTCGCTGCGCGCGCTGAAGCACCGCGACTTCGCCTTTCTGTGGGGGGGCGCGGCGCTGTCCAACATCGGCACGTGGATGGAGGTGCTGGCGCTGGGCGTGTACGTGACGAAGGTCACGGGCCGGGCGGAGTGGACGGGGGGTGTGGCGGCGCTGACGTGGCTGCCGTCCATCCTGTTGTCGCCGCTGGGGGGCGCGCTGGGGGACCGGTTCGACCGGCGGCGCGCGGTGGGGTTGGGGGCGCTGGTGCAGATGGTGCTCGCGGGCACGCTGGCGGCGCTGGCCTTCACGGGCGGGCTGACGGTGCGGTGGGTGGCGGTCATCTCCTTTCTCAATGGCTGCGCGGTGACGCTGTTCATGCCCGCGTTCTCCGCGCTCATTGCCGTATCGGTGCCGAAGGAGGATCTGCACAGCGCGCTCAGCCTCAACTCGGCCCAGGCCAACCTGGGGCGCATCTGCGGCCCCGCGCTGGCGGCGCTGCTCATCGCGCACGCGGACATCGGCTGGGTGCTGCTGCTCAACACGCTGTCTTTCGGCGCGGTGGTGCTGTCGCTGTGGGGTGTGCGCGGGGCGCAGGCCCGCGCGAAGCCGTCCCTGCCCGAGGGGGTGTGGGCGGGCATCGCGCGAGGCCTCCAGGTGGCTCGGGCGGATGAAGCGCTGCTCATGGCGATGGGCGGGACGCTGGCCATCGCGGTGTGCATCGCGCCGTTCACGGCGCTGGCGCCGGTGATGGCCATCCGGGTGTTCGGCCAGGACGCGGGCGCCACGTCGATGCTGGTGACGGCGCAGGGGACGGGTGCATTCCTGGCGGCGCTGGGCGCGGGCACGCTCGCGGACCGGCTGGGACGGGGGCGGCTGTTGGAGGTGAGCCTGCTGCTCATCGGTCCGGTGGCGGCGGCGTACTGGCTGTCCCCGTCGCTGGGGTTCGCGACGGTGGCGGTGCTGCTGTTGGGGTCGCTCTACATGCTGACGCTCACGGGGCTGGCCACGGTGTGCCAGGCGCGGGTGTCCGGAGAGCTCCAGGCGCGCATCGCCAGCCTCAACTCCATGCTGCTCTTCGTCGGCTTCACGGTGGGCGTGTGGTCGCAGGGCGCGCTCGCGGACCGGCTGGGCGTGCGCGCCGTCATGGGGGGCGCGGCGTTCGGGTTCCTCCTCTTCACCGTCCTGCTGCGCACGGTGCGCTCGCGCGGCTTCGCTGCCTACGAGACCTGA